One Streptomyces sp. NBC_00223 genomic window carries:
- a CDS encoding Rieske (2Fe-2S) protein → MSTELPACRRTVLRGAALAGAAGIGLTACGTTKHGSASGPTRTVDLGPATDVPVGGAKLYREDRVVVSQPVKGTFKAFSAVCTHQGCVVDAVKGTTVSCPCHGSEFDAETGAVVQGPATVPLPAVQVKEAGGTLTAGPAA, encoded by the coding sequence ATGTCCACCGAACTGCCCGCCTGCCGCCGTACCGTCCTGCGAGGCGCGGCGCTCGCGGGAGCCGCCGGAATCGGTCTGACCGCCTGCGGCACCACGAAGCACGGCTCGGCGTCGGGTCCGACCAGGACGGTGGACCTCGGCCCGGCCACCGATGTGCCGGTGGGCGGCGCGAAGCTCTACCGCGAGGACAGGGTCGTGGTCTCGCAGCCGGTCAAGGGCACCTTCAAGGCGTTCAGCGCGGTCTGCACCCACCAGGGCTGCGTGGTCGACGCGGTGAAGGGCACCACGGTGTCCTGCCCGTGCCACGGAAGCGAGTTCGACGCGGAGACCGGCGCCGTCGTCCAGGGCCCGGCGACCGTCCCGCTCCCGGCCGTTCAGGTGAAAGAGGCGGGCGGCACATTGACGGCGGGCCCGGCCGCCT